One Pantoea trifolii DNA segment encodes these proteins:
- a CDS encoding GntR family transcriptional regulator, whose amino-acid sequence MAGKSSTTSRKNSAPLAQDAATDNNWNTARPRTLVDHAVDAILSAASRGLILPGDRIAEPELVAKLGMSRVPIREALRILESQGIVTSEPYKGIRLMEISHQRLEQIIDVRIPLETLACRRAIEAGRNSAEQLNQLYQGVAQMQAMMQNDDVYGFASADTDFHRTLCSFAHNPVLSNLWESIARQLTVIFGLSTMGKSMSDIIEEHQRLINVFADGDIAKMTDEVENHIRIQALDVDYETLITQRRQHRSALG is encoded by the coding sequence ATGGCAGGAAAATCCTCTACCACTAGCCGTAAAAACAGCGCCCCGCTGGCGCAGGACGCGGCCACCGATAACAACTGGAATACCGCGCGTCCGCGCACGCTGGTCGATCACGCCGTGGATGCCATTCTCAGCGCCGCCTCGCGCGGCCTGATCCTGCCCGGCGACCGCATCGCGGAACCGGAGTTGGTGGCCAAACTCGGCATGAGCCGCGTACCGATTCGTGAGGCGCTGCGCATTCTGGAGAGCCAGGGCATCGTCACCAGCGAGCCGTACAAAGGCATTCGCCTGATGGAGATTTCCCATCAGCGGCTGGAGCAGATTATCGATGTGCGCATTCCGCTGGAGACGCTGGCCTGTCGCCGCGCGATTGAGGCCGGACGCAACAGCGCCGAGCAGCTTAATCAGCTCTATCAAGGCGTGGCGCAGATGCAGGCGATGATGCAAAACGATGACGTTTACGGCTTTGCCTCCGCCGATACCGATTTCCACCGCACGCTGTGCAGCTTCGCGCACAACCCGGTGCTGAGCAATTTGTGGGAGTCGATTGCCCGTCAGCTGACGGTGATTTTCGGCCTCTCCACCATGGGCAAATCGATGAGCGACATCATCGAGGAGCACCAGCGGCTGATTAATGTCTTTGCCGATGGCGACATCGCCAAAATGACCGACGAGGTTGAGAACCACATCCGCATTCAGGCGCTGGACGTGGATTACGAAACCCTGATTACCCAACGCCGCCAGCACCGTTCCGCTCTCGGCTAA
- a CDS encoding dihydroorotase, with protein sequence MKQLIINGLVVTETRAELADLLIENGKISGVLSPGAITHGVDEVIDAQGLIIVPGAIDVHTHFTGSHDFPEQELREGTRGAAAHGVTTIVEMPHSLPPATSLANFSAKKSWLADNCSVDYALWAGLDGRNVHELAALDQAGALAFKAFLCSGAPNGEATDEKGLPRLDDDGLLRAMRELATFDGLIGVHAENHEILIGAGSEQRRAGRKDARAHALAGPEIAEIEAVGRVLAIAEETGARCHIVHVSSARAAETIVAAKGRVRASFETCPHYLLLDEDDLVRIGPNARCGPPIRPRPVVDALWQMLLRGDIDMIASDHCPYTPAQKQAGEASIWDAGMGLTGVETLSPMFFSAAHSERGLALSEFARMTASGPAKAFQLWGKKGAIAPGFDADLVFYDASQSWTVRGANFQGLGKWSAFEGMRCQGKVVRTLIRGVTVFQDDQMQVEPGFGQFVTRQV encoded by the coding sequence ATGAAACAGCTGATTATTAATGGTTTGGTGGTGACAGAAACCCGCGCTGAACTGGCGGATCTGCTGATCGAAAACGGCAAGATTAGCGGCGTGTTATCGCCTGGCGCCATTACACACGGCGTTGATGAGGTGATTGATGCGCAAGGCTTGATCATCGTGCCTGGCGCGATTGATGTGCATACCCATTTCACCGGCTCGCACGATTTCCCCGAGCAGGAACTGCGCGAAGGCACGCGCGGTGCAGCGGCGCACGGCGTCACCACCATCGTCGAAATGCCGCATTCGCTGCCACCGGCGACATCGCTGGCTAACTTCAGCGCCAAGAAAAGCTGGCTGGCAGACAACTGTTCGGTGGATTACGCCCTATGGGCCGGACTGGATGGCCGCAACGTACATGAACTGGCGGCGCTGGATCAGGCTGGTGCGCTGGCCTTCAAAGCTTTCCTGTGCAGCGGCGCGCCCAACGGTGAAGCCACCGACGAGAAAGGTTTGCCGCGTCTCGACGATGACGGTTTGCTGCGTGCCATGCGCGAGCTGGCCACTTTCGACGGGCTGATTGGTGTGCACGCGGAAAACCACGAAATTCTGATCGGTGCCGGCAGCGAACAGCGTCGTGCCGGACGCAAAGATGCACGCGCGCATGCGCTGGCGGGGCCGGAAATCGCCGAGATCGAAGCGGTGGGACGCGTGTTAGCGATTGCCGAAGAGACCGGCGCGCGCTGCCATATCGTGCACGTCAGCTCGGCGCGCGCGGCGGAAACCATCGTCGCCGCCAAAGGCCGCGTCCGTGCCAGCTTCGAAACCTGTCCGCACTATTTACTGCTCGATGAAGACGATCTGGTGCGCATCGGCCCTAACGCGCGCTGCGGCCCGCCGATCCGCCCGCGTCCGGTGGTGGATGCGCTGTGGCAGATGCTGCTGCGCGGCGATATCGACATGATCGCCTCCGACCATTGTCCGTACACGCCCGCACAAAAGCAGGCGGGTGAAGCCAGCATCTGGGATGCAGGCATGGGATTAACCGGCGTGGAAACCCTCAGCCCGATGTTCTTCAGTGCGGCCCATAGTGAACGTGGCTTAGCGCTCAGCGAGTTTGCGCGCATGACCGCCAGCGGCCCGGCCAAAGCTTTCCAGCTGTGGGGCAAAAAAGGGGCGATTGCGCCCGGCTTCGACGCCGACTTGGTGTTCTACGACGCCAGCCAGAGCTGGACGGTGCGCGGCGCGAATTTTCAGGGACTCGGCAAGTGGAGCGCATTTGAAGGGATGCGCTGTCAGGGTAAAGTGGTGCGCACATTGATTCGTGGCGTCACAGTATTCCAGGATGACCAGATGCAGGTTGAACCCGGCTTCGGTCAGTTCGTGACCCGACAGGTTTAA
- a CDS encoding ABC transporter substrate-binding protein encodes MQTLIFNQGDASESRIYYCAHYLAQSLGLFAAEQVDVIFTTSESGGHTVQGGQVPAVLNRDADLTLGGPMVVMKHFQQHGAELQCFCASVAANPWFLAAAQAQPDFQLSDLRGKRVLDVGNVGTATLTFRWLLARHGLQDDVELIAGSGDQARDFAAVAHGAADYALHAMHMLAPAIAAGQLHSISSLASLCGHVPWSAYIARADVLQEKAAAFAAFSRAIAQALAWISNHDATELAQQVQAFYPDYPRDALVRGLAAYQQAGVFAPDCVIPRTEFVHFSQLLTAIGWLDSSQPVPYAALVTQAGAE; translated from the coding sequence ATGCAGACATTGATTTTCAATCAAGGCGATGCCAGCGAATCGCGCATCTATTACTGCGCGCACTATCTGGCGCAGAGCCTTGGCCTGTTTGCCGCCGAACAAGTTGATGTGATCTTCACCACCAGCGAATCGGGCGGACACACGGTACAAGGCGGCCAGGTTCCCGCAGTGCTGAATCGCGACGCCGATCTCACGCTCGGCGGCCCGATGGTGGTGATGAAGCATTTTCAGCAGCACGGCGCGGAGCTGCAGTGTTTCTGCGCCTCGGTGGCAGCCAATCCGTGGTTTCTTGCGGCGGCACAGGCGCAGCCGGATTTTCAGCTCAGCGATTTACGCGGTAAACGCGTGCTGGATGTCGGCAATGTCGGTACCGCCACGCTGACGTTCCGCTGGCTGCTGGCGCGTCACGGTTTGCAGGATGATGTCGAGCTGATCGCCGGCAGCGGCGACCAGGCGCGAGATTTCGCAGCCGTCGCCCATGGCGCAGCCGATTATGCGCTGCACGCCATGCATATGCTGGCGCCCGCCATCGCCGCCGGACAACTCCACAGCATTAGCAGCCTCGCCAGTTTGTGCGGCCACGTACCCTGGAGCGCCTACATCGCCCGCGCTGATGTGCTGCAGGAGAAAGCCGCCGCCTTTGCCGCCTTCTCCCGCGCCATTGCGCAGGCGCTGGCGTGGATCTCCAACCATGACGCCACTGAACTGGCGCAACAGGTGCAGGCTTTTTACCCCGATTATCCGCGCGATGCGCTGGTGCGCGGCCTTGCCGCTTATCAACAGGCCGGCGTGTTTGCGCCTGATTGCGTGATTCCACGCACCGAATTTGTGCATTTCAGCCAGCTGTTAACGGCTATCGGCTGGCTCGACTCGTCACAGCCGGTGCCGTATGCGGCGCTGGTGACGCAGGCAGGAGCAGAGTGA
- a CDS encoding alpha-hydroxy acid oxidase, giving the protein MPMRFELTARERLGDALFRYMQGQPADALGNEPDANQQALRRFRLLPRVLQGNESIETQISLLQQNWSAPIGVGAFAGDRIFHEEGVLPIARACKRLQLPLVISEETVTPLEQIGAEYDRCWLQLRAAGDVGRIKGLIDQAAQAGFKNIVLTVLAPVHPVAGLQPGGFSIGDALKQRGWHTIGGTQPGVTPLPAFPVWRWQDIDEVAAHCADHHIPLWLKGILHHDDAAQAAQHGVSGLIASNIGLRQSARWATPVDQLPDLQAVTRLPLLLDGGVRCGSDAVVARCLGASLSLSVRPIISALVADGESAVFDLLSGWINEITAISHWCGVSDMASLNGSFITEERG; this is encoded by the coding sequence ATGCCAATGCGCTTTGAACTCACGGCACGCGAACGCCTCGGCGATGCGCTATTCCGTTATATGCAGGGCCAACCGGCCGATGCGCTGGGTAACGAACCCGATGCCAATCAGCAGGCGCTGCGCCGCTTTCGTCTGTTACCGCGCGTGCTGCAGGGCAATGAAAGCATCGAAACGCAGATTTCACTGCTGCAGCAAAACTGGTCCGCGCCGATTGGCGTCGGCGCCTTTGCCGGTGACCGTATTTTCCATGAAGAAGGTGTGTTGCCGATTGCGCGCGCCTGTAAACGTCTGCAGCTTCCGCTGGTGATCTCCGAAGAGACCGTCACGCCACTGGAGCAGATTGGTGCGGAGTACGATCGCTGCTGGCTGCAACTGCGTGCGGCGGGCGATGTCGGCCGCATTAAAGGGTTAATCGATCAGGCTGCACAGGCCGGATTTAAAAATATCGTGCTAACGGTGCTGGCACCGGTACATCCGGTGGCGGGATTACAGCCCGGCGGCTTCTCGATTGGCGATGCGTTAAAACAGCGCGGCTGGCACACCATCGGCGGCACACAGCCGGGCGTTACACCGCTGCCGGCTTTTCCGGTGTGGCGCTGGCAGGACATTGACGAGGTGGCGGCGCACTGCGCCGATCATCATATTCCGCTGTGGCTGAAAGGTATTTTGCATCATGACGATGCGGCGCAGGCCGCGCAGCACGGCGTCAGTGGACTGATCGCCTCGAACATTGGCCTGCGTCAGAGCGCGCGCTGGGCCACGCCGGTCGATCAGCTGCCCGATTTGCAGGCGGTGACCCGGCTGCCGCTGCTGCTGGATGGCGGCGTGCGCTGCGGCAGCGATGCGGTGGTGGCGCGCTGCCTCGGCGCGTCGCTGTCGCTCAGCGTGCGACCGATCATCAGTGCGTTAGTGGCGGATGGCGAAAGCGCGGTGTTCGATCTGCTGTCCGGCTGGATCAATGAAATCACCGCGATCAGCCATTGGTGCGGCGTCAGCGATATGGCGAGCCTAAACGGCAGTTTCATCACCGAGGAGCGCGGCTAA
- a CDS encoding amino acid ABC transporter permease/ATP-binding protein, which yields MDDFLKYLTFPYLWEGAVIAVQLLVGALAGGILIGFFLALASSSKHGFIRVPVKIYIYTLRGTPVLLQLILLYNVLPEFGLRLSPFTSALVALMINETAFCAEIIRGGIMATDRDQSIAAQAFGYSRSKEMIHVVIPQALRAILPTMGNETVGLLKSTSLASVVGVNELTMRGQAIVSQNFLFIPVLVASGGIYLILSTLLAGGQWWLEKFYNLDERARRARARLAKLPPEAEVMPMQLPKRRWDTQTAAPVLEVDQLSVEYAGKAVLKSLSLTVRRGEVVVLLGRSGSGKSTLLKSILALTPRSSGTIQTEGHFMGSDENGRALAQRHLPVNRAKSGIGIVFQHFALFDHLTALENVMSILLRVQGAQPEIARGKAMRALKMVGLGDFAASLPHELSGGQKQRVGIARALAAEPQILLFDEPTSALDPELVREVNHTMRSLAQTGITMIISTHDIAFAAGVADRVVFLQNGALIEEGPPTILQNPQTPAFATFLEHENAAEAQHANAL from the coding sequence TTGGATGATTTTCTTAAGTACCTGACTTTCCCCTACTTGTGGGAAGGCGCTGTTATCGCGGTGCAGCTGTTGGTTGGCGCGCTGGCGGGCGGCATTTTGATTGGCTTTTTCCTGGCGTTAGCCAGCAGCTCAAAGCACGGGTTTATTCGCGTGCCGGTGAAAATCTACATCTATACGCTGCGCGGCACGCCGGTGCTGCTGCAGCTGATTCTGCTGTACAACGTGCTGCCGGAATTTGGCCTGCGTTTGAGCCCGTTCACCAGCGCCCTTGTCGCCCTGATGATCAACGAAACCGCCTTCTGCGCCGAAATCATTCGCGGCGGCATTATGGCGACCGATCGCGACCAAAGCATAGCAGCGCAGGCATTCGGTTACTCACGCAGTAAAGAGATGATTCACGTGGTGATTCCGCAGGCGCTGCGCGCCATTCTGCCCACCATGGGCAATGAAACTGTTGGGCTGCTGAAATCGACCTCGCTGGCTTCGGTGGTGGGCGTCAATGAGTTGACGATGCGCGGCCAGGCGATTGTGTCGCAAAACTTCCTGTTTATTCCGGTGCTGGTCGCCTCGGGCGGCATCTACCTGATTCTTTCCACGCTGCTGGCGGGCGGGCAGTGGTGGCTGGAGAAGTTCTACAACCTTGATGAACGTGCACGTCGGGCACGCGCACGGCTGGCGAAACTGCCGCCGGAAGCGGAAGTGATGCCGATGCAGCTACCAAAACGACGCTGGGATACACAAACTGCCGCGCCGGTGCTGGAAGTGGATCAGCTGAGCGTCGAGTACGCCGGTAAAGCGGTGCTGAAATCGCTGTCGTTAACCGTACGTCGCGGCGAAGTGGTGGTGCTGCTCGGTCGCTCTGGTTCGGGCAAAAGTACACTGCTGAAATCGATTCTGGCGCTGACGCCACGCAGCAGCGGCACCATTCAAACCGAAGGCCACTTTATGGGCAGCGACGAAAATGGTCGCGCGCTGGCGCAGCGTCATCTGCCGGTGAACCGCGCCAAATCAGGCATTGGCATCGTGTTCCAGCACTTCGCGTTGTTCGATCACCTCACAGCGCTGGAAAACGTGATGAGCATTCTGCTGCGCGTGCAGGGCGCACAGCCGGAAATCGCGCGCGGCAAAGCGATGCGCGCGTTGAAAATGGTAGGACTCGGTGATTTCGCCGCCTCGCTGCCGCATGAACTTTCTGGCGGACAGAAGCAGCGCGTCGGCATTGCGCGCGCGCTGGCGGCAGAACCGCAAATCCTGCTGTTTGATGAGCCGACTTCCGCGCTCGATCCGGAGCTGGTACGCGAAGTGAACCATACCATGCGCAGCCTGGCACAAACCGGCATCACCATGATCATCAGCACCCACGACATCGCGTTTGCGGCGGGCGTTGCCGATCGCGTGGTGTTCCTGCAGAACGGCGCGCTGATTGAAGAAGGCCCGCCGACGATTCTGCAAAATCCGCAAACGCCAGCGTTTGCCACCTTCCTGGAACATGAAAATGCTGCGGAGGCGCAACATGCCAATGCGCTTTGA
- a CDS encoding transporter substrate-binding domain-containing protein, translating to MKFARTALLISGLSGSLLAGLSSAHAASTDPITPTASDFAAMAQCKTLQTKYPSLKGKDLVVGLGGYTKGFEAPSKKDPSIIEGLDPSLFERISSCLGAKHSYQSGSFNVLLTSISSGRADIGPMLYVTEERMKQIAFVASMQVQDGSVLAQGNPKKINSVDDLCGKTVAAAAGSYEANKLVPEQSAKCSAAGKPEVSMLMVQNTDNSIQAVKSGRADVYLTEAGSAIAIAKADKSLQSGFTVDLPIMVGFPIAKDNATLRAAVLDAMKVIQESGAQKKLLDYWGQGSAAERPVVARG from the coding sequence ATGAAATTTGCACGCACTGCTTTGTTAATCTCTGGTCTCAGCGGCAGCTTACTGGCGGGCCTCTCCAGCGCCCACGCAGCCAGCACCGATCCCATCACGCCTACCGCCAGCGACTTCGCGGCGATGGCGCAGTGCAAAACACTGCAAACTAAATATCCGTCGCTGAAAGGCAAAGATCTGGTGGTTGGCCTTGGCGGCTACACCAAAGGCTTTGAAGCGCCATCGAAAAAAGATCCCAGCATCATTGAAGGTCTCGATCCTTCGCTGTTCGAGCGCATCAGCAGCTGCCTTGGCGCGAAACACAGTTACCAAAGCGGCTCGTTCAACGTGCTGCTCACCTCAATCTCCAGCGGACGCGCGGATATCGGCCCGATGCTTTACGTCACCGAAGAGCGCATGAAGCAGATCGCCTTCGTCGCCTCAATGCAGGTGCAAGACGGCTCGGTGCTGGCGCAAGGCAACCCGAAGAAAATCAACAGCGTTGATGATCTGTGCGGCAAAACCGTCGCCGCCGCAGCGGGTTCCTACGAAGCCAACAAACTGGTACCGGAGCAAAGCGCCAAATGCAGCGCCGCCGGTAAGCCAGAAGTGAGCATGCTGATGGTGCAGAACACCGACAACAGCATTCAGGCGGTGAAAAGCGGTCGCGCGGACGTGTACCTGACCGAAGCCGGTTCAGCCATTGCCATCGCCAAAGCGGACAAATCACTGCAAAGCGGCTTCACCGTGGATCTGCCGATCATGGTTGGCTTCCCGATCGCCAAAGACAACGCCACGCTGCGCGCAGCGGTGCTGGACGCGATGAAGGTGATTCAGGAGAGCGGCGCACAGAAAAAACTGCTGGATTACTGGGGCCAGGGCAGTGCTGCCGAACGTCCGGTGGTTGCGCGTGGTTAA
- a CDS encoding D-2-hydroxyacid dehydrogenase, whose translation MHIHIENDASAPRALHLSVEQLQLQLDAHPPLRGHFTLSENSDAAHTADFLARCDILWSGRKLALDQFSTPRLSWVQVMSAGVEQWLAHWPPGVTLTNASGVHGDKGAEFILMAALMFNFGIPGFLQDQAQRVWRPTFGGCARGKTVLLLGVGGIGAAAAKLLTAQGYRVIGVTRSGQCDANVARCIRIDALDDVLPQVDVVVSTLPLTPQTHNLFDRRRFDLLPVRAGIVIVGRADVFDYSAMREKLNAGELAGAVLDVYPQEPLPADDPLWHTPGVVMTPHCSLDDHSAYLAGCLEVFIDNLARFRHGQPLRNQVDPARGY comes from the coding sequence ATGCATATTCATATCGAGAACGACGCCAGCGCGCCGCGCGCACTCCATCTCTCCGTCGAGCAGCTGCAACTGCAGCTCGACGCGCATCCGCCGTTGCGCGGCCACTTTACGCTGAGCGAAAACAGCGATGCGGCACACACTGCCGACTTCCTCGCCCGCTGCGACATTCTGTGGAGCGGCCGCAAGCTAGCGCTCGATCAGTTCAGCACGCCGCGCTTGAGCTGGGTGCAGGTGATGTCGGCGGGCGTTGAGCAGTGGCTGGCGCACTGGCCGCCGGGCGTGACGCTCACCAATGCCTCTGGCGTGCACGGCGATAAAGGTGCCGAATTCATTTTGATGGCGGCGCTGATGTTCAACTTCGGCATTCCCGGTTTTCTGCAGGATCAGGCGCAGCGTGTGTGGCGTCCGACCTTTGGCGGCTGCGCACGCGGCAAAACCGTGCTGCTGCTGGGCGTTGGCGGCATTGGCGCCGCAGCGGCAAAACTGCTGACGGCACAAGGCTATCGCGTGATTGGCGTGACGCGCAGCGGCCAGTGTGATGCCAACGTGGCGCGCTGCATCCGCATTGACGCGCTAGACGATGTGCTGCCGCAGGTGGATGTGGTGGTGTCGACGCTGCCGCTGACGCCACAAACCCACAACCTGTTCGATCGCCGCCGCTTCGATCTGCTGCCCGTACGCGCGGGCATCGTGATTGTTGGCCGCGCCGATGTGTTTGATTACAGCGCGATGCGCGAAAAACTCAACGCGGGCGAACTGGCTGGCGCGGTGCTGGATGTCTATCCGCAAGAGCCGTTACCCGCCGACGACCCGCTGTGGCACACGCCCGGCGTAGTGATGACGCCGCACTGCAGCCTTGACGATCACAGCGCCTACCTCGCCGGATGCCTTGAGGTGTTTATCGATAACCTGGCACGTTTCCGCCACGGGCAACCGCTGCGTAATCAGGTTGATCCGGCACGAGGTTATTAA
- a CDS encoding RidA family protein has product MKIALSYPGMIASDRPMGPAPLSAAVLHEPMLFISGQVAIDPYSGEMMGYDIASQTRQVLKNVGDLLSEANMTFDNVVRVTIYLTDLSTFSAMNAAYSEFFQFPFPARATVGIQLNHPDLLVEMEVTAMR; this is encoded by the coding sequence ATGAAGATTGCGTTGAGTTATCCCGGAATGATCGCCAGCGACCGCCCAATGGGGCCTGCGCCGCTCTCTGCCGCCGTGCTGCACGAACCGATGCTGTTTATTTCCGGCCAGGTGGCGATTGATCCCTACAGCGGCGAGATGATGGGCTACGACATCGCCAGCCAGACGCGTCAGGTGCTGAAAAACGTCGGCGACCTGTTGAGCGAAGCGAACATGACCTTCGACAACGTCGTTCGCGTCACTATTTACCTGACCGATCTCAGCACCTTCAGCGCGATGAACGCCGCTTACAGTGAATTCTTCCAGTTCCCTTTCCCGGCGCGCGCCACCGTCGGCATTCAACTCAACCATCCTGACCTATTGGTCGAGATGGAAGTGACGGCGATGCGCTGA
- the glyQ gene encoding glycine--tRNA ligase subunit alpha, whose amino-acid sequence MQKFDTKTFQGLILTLQDYWARQGCTIVQPLDMEVGAGTSHPMTCLRALGPEPMATAYVQPSRRPTDGRYGENPNRLQHYYQFQVVIKPNPDNLQELYLGSLKELGMDPTIHDIRFVEDNWENPTLGAWGLGWEVWLNGMEVTQFTYFQQVGGLECKPVTGEITYGLERLAMYIQGVDSVYDLVWSDGPFGKTTYGEVFHQNEVEQSTYNFEYADVDFLFTCFEQYEKEAQQLLALEKPLPLPAYERILKAAHSFNLLDARKAISVTERQRYILRIRTLTKAVAEAYYASREALGFPMCNKNK is encoded by the coding sequence ATGCAAAAGTTTGATACCAAGACCTTTCAGGGCCTGATCCTGACCTTGCAGGATTACTGGGCGCGTCAAGGCTGCACCATTGTCCAACCGTTGGACATGGAAGTGGGCGCCGGCACCTCACACCCGATGACTTGCCTGCGTGCCTTAGGCCCAGAGCCGATGGCGACTGCTTACGTGCAGCCATCTCGTCGTCCGACCGATGGACGTTACGGTGAAAACCCGAACCGTTTACAGCACTATTACCAGTTCCAGGTAGTGATTAAGCCTAACCCGGACAACCTTCAGGAGCTGTACCTTGGGTCGCTGAAAGAGCTGGGTATGGATCCCACCATCCACGACATTCGCTTTGTCGAAGACAACTGGGAAAACCCAACGCTCGGTGCGTGGGGACTCGGTTGGGAAGTGTGGCTGAACGGCATGGAAGTGACGCAGTTCACTTACTTCCAGCAGGTTGGTGGCCTGGAGTGCAAGCCGGTAACCGGCGAGATCACCTACGGCTTAGAGCGCCTGGCGATGTACATTCAGGGCGTAGACAGCGTTTACGATCTGGTGTGGAGCGACGGTCCGTTCGGCAAAACCACCTACGGCGAAGTGTTCCATCAGAACGAAGTGGAGCAGTCGACCTACAACTTCGAATACGCTGACGTTGACTTCCTTTTCACCTGCTTCGAGCAGTATGAGAAAGAAGCGCAGCAACTGCTGGCGCTGGAAAAACCGCTGCCGCTGCCGGCTTACGAGCGCATTCTGAAAGCGGCGCACAGTTTTAACCTGCTGGACGCCCGCAAAGCGATTTCGGTTACCGAACGCCAGCGCTATATCCTGCGTATCCGCACCCTGACGAAAGCCGTGGCGGAAGCCTATTATGCGTCCCGTGAGGCGCTTGGCTTCCCGATGTGCAATAAAAACAAGTAA